A window of Desulfuromonas sp. contains these coding sequences:
- the lpxD gene encoding UDP-3-O-(3-hydroxymyristoyl)glucosamine N-acyltransferase — translation MASVRLSELAELVGGELVGDGDLEILRVAAIDEARQGEITFLVNPKYAALLDQTDASAVIVFPGVEVEGLSLIVCQNPYLAFAKILTRLQAERPAPQGVMEGARVAPSATLGKDVTIYPGCVVGENVTIGAGTILYPNVVLYDDVVMGADCIVHAGCVVREGCRLGDRVILQPSAVIGSDGFGFAPDGAKYFKIPQVGIVEIEDDVEVGASTCIDRAALGVTRVKRGVKLDNLVQIAHNVSVGEDTVMAALVGIAGSTEVGTHCTFGGQAGTAGHIKIGDNVTIGGKGGVSNSVGPNQVLSGLPVMPHKEWLKASMSFSKLPEIRKDVNRLKRQIDELEMKLKER, via the coding sequence GTGGCATCGGTACGGCTGAGCGAACTGGCGGAACTGGTCGGCGGCGAGCTCGTCGGAGATGGGGACTTGGAGATTCTCCGGGTGGCCGCCATCGACGAGGCCCGGCAGGGGGAAATCACCTTCTTGGTCAACCCCAAATACGCCGCCCTGCTCGACCAAACCGATGCCTCGGCGGTCATTGTCTTTCCTGGTGTAGAGGTCGAAGGCCTCTCTCTGATCGTCTGCCAAAACCCTTATCTCGCTTTTGCCAAGATCCTTACCCGCCTGCAGGCGGAGCGTCCCGCGCCGCAGGGGGTCATGGAGGGGGCGAGGGTCGCTCCCAGCGCCACCCTCGGGAAGGATGTCACCATCTATCCCGGGTGCGTCGTCGGTGAAAACGTCACCATCGGCGCAGGGACCATCCTCTACCCTAACGTAGTTCTCTACGACGACGTGGTCATGGGGGCGGACTGTATCGTACACGCCGGGTGCGTGGTGAGGGAAGGGTGTCGCCTGGGCGACCGGGTCATTCTTCAGCCCTCGGCGGTCATCGGGTCCGACGGTTTCGGTTTCGCTCCTGACGGGGCGAAATACTTTAAAATTCCCCAGGTGGGGATCGTCGAGATCGAAGACGACGTGGAGGTCGGGGCCTCTACTTGCATCGACCGGGCCGCCTTGGGGGTAACCCGCGTGAAGCGCGGGGTCAAGCTCGACAACCTGGTGCAGATCGCTCACAATGTCAGCGTCGGGGAAGATACGGTAATGGCGGCGCTGGTCGGGATTGCCGGGAGTACCGAGGTCGGGACCCACTGCACCTTTGGCGGGCAGGCCGGGACAGCCGGGCATATCAAGATCGGCGACAATGTCACTATCGGTGGCAAGGGCGGGGTGTCCAACAGCGTAGGACCCAACCAGGTTCTTTCGGGCCTGCCGGTCATGCCGCACAAAGAATGGCTCAAGGCGTCCATGAGTTTTTCAAAGCTCCCGGAGATCCGCAAAGACGTGAATCGTTTAAAAAGACAAATTGACGAACTTGAAATGAAGCTCAAAGAGAGGTAA
- a CDS encoding lysophospholipid acyltransferase family protein gives MSKGSFPKWCLLNLAPPAAAFVIRMLGRLMRLETVGGEVPRSFVERGEYPILAFWHDQLLLMVLGYTGPGSKILISASKDGELIARVMHRFGMGAVRGSSNRGGRAAFRELVALGKESVDLVVTPDGPKGPRHQVKDGVVQLARLTGRGVVPMAFACSRGHRFASWDRFLLPYPFCRGVFAFGPPLYHAEGESVEQFRARIQEAMKENLERAESRLTSYGLSAV, from the coding sequence ATGTCCAAGGGGTCCTTTCCGAAATGGTGTCTTCTCAACCTGGCTCCCCCCGCGGCCGCCTTCGTCATACGGATGCTGGGAAGGCTGATGCGTTTGGAGACGGTCGGCGGGGAAGTGCCCCGCTCCTTTGTGGAGCGTGGCGAGTACCCCATCCTGGCTTTCTGGCACGACCAGTTGCTCCTCATGGTCCTCGGCTATACGGGCCCCGGCTCCAAAATCCTCATCAGCGCTTCCAAGGACGGGGAACTGATCGCACGCGTCATGCACCGCTTCGGCATGGGGGCCGTGCGGGGATCGTCGAATCGGGGCGGACGGGCGGCTTTTCGGGAACTCGTCGCCCTGGGCAAGGAGTCAGTCGATCTGGTGGTGACCCCCGATGGTCCCAAGGGGCCGAGGCACCAGGTGAAGGACGGGGTTGTTCAGCTGGCTCGCCTGACCGGGCGGGGGGTCGTTCCGATGGCCTTTGCCTGCAGTCGCGGGCATCGTTTTGCCTCCTGGGACCGTTTCCTGCTGCCGTACCCATTCTGCAGGGGGGTTTTTGCCTTTGGGCCTCCTCTTTACCACGCCGAGGGGGAGAGCGTTGAACAGTTTCGGGCACGGATTCAGGAAGCCATGAAGGAGAACCTGGAGCGGGCCGAGAGCCGGTTGACAAGTTATGGTTTATCTGCTGTATGA
- the lpxA gene encoding acyl-ACP--UDP-N-acetylglucosamine O-acyltransferase gives MIHPTAIIHEGARIADGVEIGPYAVIGEHVSIASGTTIGPHAVIEGWTEIGRGNRIFQFASVGAAPQDLKFGDEKSWLRIGDRNTIREFTTLHRGTESGGGETVVGSDCLFMAYSHVAHDCRVADRVILANGATLAGHVEVGEQAIFGGLSAAHQFARIGCHAMISGGAMVTQDIAPFTIAQGDRAKTVGINTIGLERRGFSPEAIRGIKRAFKLVFRSKLRTEEALEKVSQEIKGIPEVDLFADFVRNSQRGVAR, from the coding sequence ATGATTCATCCGACAGCTATCATTCATGAAGGTGCCCGGATTGCGGACGGGGTCGAGATCGGTCCCTATGCCGTTATCGGGGAGCACGTCTCCATCGCCAGTGGGACCACTATCGGCCCCCATGCCGTCATCGAAGGGTGGACCGAGATCGGGCGCGGCAACCGGATCTTCCAGTTCGCCTCGGTCGGTGCGGCCCCCCAGGACCTCAAATTCGGCGATGAGAAATCCTGGTTGCGCATCGGCGACCGCAATACGATTCGCGAGTTCACCACGCTGCACCGCGGAACCGAAAGCGGCGGCGGCGAAACCGTTGTCGGAAGCGACTGCCTCTTCATGGCCTACTCCCACGTGGCCCACGACTGCCGGGTGGCAGATCGGGTCATTCTCGCCAACGGGGCGACTTTGGCCGGCCACGTGGAGGTCGGGGAGCAGGCCATTTTTGGGGGGCTGTCCGCAGCCCATCAGTTTGCCAGGATCGGCTGCCATGCCATGATCAGTGGCGGTGCCATGGTCACCCAGGACATCGCCCCCTTTACCATCGCCCAGGGTGACCGGGCCAAAACGGTCGGAATCAACACCATCGGTCTTGAGCGCCGGGGGTTCTCGCCCGAAGCCATCCGAGGCATAAAGCGGGCCTTCAAGCTGGTGTTCCGCAGTAAACTGCGAACCGAAGAGGCTCTTGAGAAGGTTTCCCAAGAAATCAAAGGCATTCCGGAAGTCGACCTCTTCGCCGATTTCGTTCGCAACAGCCAGCGGGGGGTCGCCCGTTGA
- a CDS encoding Gfo/Idh/MocA family oxidoreductase — protein MSKLRAGVIGVGYLGRFHAQKYAALKGVELVGVVDYDPARADEIAAEVKAEAFTDHKELLSQVDLVSIVVPTQYHFGVAKDCLDAGVHILLEKPVTQTVEEAEELIALAKEKGLVFQVGHLERFNPAILALEDVLDNPLFIETHRLAPFKARGTDVNVVLDLMIHDIDIILSLVGSKIKTVNAVGVPVLTEQGDIANARLQFENGCVANVTASRVSRDSMRKIRIFQQDAYVSIDYEARKTAIYRKGGKGLPVPSIPNVTMEHASFKKSDALLAEIESFIEAVTEGKAPVVSGEDGKRALEVALQITQKLWHEVRP, from the coding sequence ATGAGTAAACTGCGCGCTGGAGTCATCGGAGTCGGATATCTGGGGCGCTTTCATGCCCAGAAATATGCAGCCCTCAAGGGGGTAGAACTCGTCGGGGTGGTCGATTATGATCCGGCCCGAGCCGATGAAATCGCTGCCGAGGTAAAGGCCGAAGCCTTTACCGACCACAAGGAACTCCTTTCCCAGGTGGACCTGGTTTCCATTGTCGTCCCCACTCAGTATCATTTCGGCGTGGCCAAGGATTGCCTGGATGCCGGCGTACATATCCTGTTGGAGAAGCCGGTCACTCAGACGGTGGAGGAGGCCGAGGAACTCATTGCTCTGGCGAAAGAAAAGGGTCTTGTCTTCCAGGTCGGGCACTTGGAGCGCTTCAATCCTGCCATCCTTGCCCTTGAGGATGTCCTGGACAACCCCCTCTTCATCGAGACTCATCGCCTTGCCCCCTTCAAAGCGCGGGGCACCGACGTCAACGTGGTGCTCGACCTGATGATTCACGATATCGACATCATCCTCAGCCTTGTCGGTTCCAAGATCAAGACCGTCAATGCCGTGGGGGTACCGGTGCTCACCGAGCAGGGGGACATTGCCAACGCACGTCTGCAGTTTGAAAACGGCTGCGTGGCGAACGTCACCGCCAGCCGGGTCAGCCGCGACTCCATGCGCAAAATCCGCATCTTTCAACAGGACGCCTACGTCTCCATCGACTACGAGGCCCGCAAGACCGCTATTTACCGCAAGGGGGGAAAGGGGCTGCCGGTGCCGAGCATTCCCAACGTGACCATGGAGCACGCCAGCTTCAAAAAGAGCGACGCCCTGCTGGCGGAGATCGAGTCCTTTATCGAGGCGGTGACCGAGGGCAAGGCGCCGGTGGTCAGCGGCGAAGACGGCAAGAGGGCGCTGGAGGTGGCGTTGCAGATCACCCAGAAACTCTGGCACGAAGTTCGGCCTTGA
- a CDS encoding ABC transporter ATP-binding protein, protein MSGTGLNIYRRLLGYSRPYFGRIALAMLASLVVASVDVASAKLIQPLIDRIIAARELALVNIVPVIVIGLAVVKGVGRYVQAYLIKTAGQLAVQDIRNDLYAHSLSLSMGYFARSPMANLMSRILNDVGIMQRSASDVLVDALRESFTLVGLTCLAFYTDWKLATMAFLVLPVAVVPASLIGGKIKVNTRRGQASMGNLTGILQETFSGIKVIKAFGKEQDEVGRFRTENRSFYHFMRKVLKYDSAATPIIELLASFGVAAVFWYGINRVLTGAITQGELFSFTAAILMLYTPVKRLTKVSNTIQKSVGAAERVFEVLDEVPDIRNAPGACSLGRVAGEVAFDRVTFAYDQDPVLRDFSVVAQPGEVVALVGPSGAGKSTVVGLLARFYDQSEGTIRIDGQDIRGVTQESLKANLAFVDQETFLFNDTVRANIRYGNPSASDVEVEEAARQAFAEEFIAQMPEGYETHIGDRGVRLSGGQRQRLCIARAILRNVPILILDEATSALDTESEAMVQKALANLMQNRTTFVIAHRLSTIMHADKIVVLDDGRVQEVGTHRELLELGGLYNKLYEMQFQD, encoded by the coding sequence GTGAGCGGAACCGGTCTCAACATATACCGTCGGTTGCTGGGGTACTCCAGACCCTATTTCGGGCGAATCGCGCTGGCCATGCTGGCCTCACTGGTCGTGGCGAGTGTCGATGTCGCCTCGGCGAAGTTGATCCAGCCCCTGATCGACCGCATTATCGCCGCTCGGGAACTCGCCCTGGTGAATATCGTTCCGGTGATCGTCATCGGGCTTGCCGTGGTTAAGGGGGTGGGACGCTACGTGCAGGCCTACCTGATCAAGACCGCCGGTCAACTGGCGGTGCAGGATATCCGCAACGACCTGTACGCCCATTCCCTCTCTCTTTCGATGGGGTATTTCGCCCGTTCCCCGATGGCCAACCTCATGTCGAGGATCCTCAACGACGTGGGGATCATGCAGCGCTCCGCCTCCGATGTCCTGGTGGACGCTCTGCGTGAAAGCTTCACCCTGGTGGGGCTGACCTGCCTGGCTTTTTACACTGACTGGAAATTGGCCACTATGGCTTTTCTGGTGCTGCCCGTGGCGGTGGTGCCGGCCTCCCTTATCGGAGGGAAGATCAAGGTCAACACCCGCCGGGGACAGGCCAGCATGGGGAACCTCACGGGCATCCTGCAGGAGACCTTCTCCGGAATCAAGGTGATCAAGGCTTTCGGCAAGGAGCAGGATGAAGTCGGCAGGTTCCGCACGGAGAATCGCTCCTTCTATCACTTCATGCGCAAGGTGCTCAAATACGATTCTGCCGCCACCCCGATCATCGAACTCCTCGCATCTTTCGGTGTCGCCGCGGTCTTCTGGTACGGAATCAACCGGGTTCTCACCGGCGCCATTACCCAGGGGGAGCTCTTTTCCTTTACCGCGGCAATCCTGATGCTCTACACTCCGGTCAAGCGGCTGACCAAGGTCAGCAATACCATCCAGAAATCGGTCGGAGCCGCCGAGCGGGTTTTCGAGGTGCTGGACGAGGTTCCCGATATCCGGAACGCTCCCGGTGCCTGCTCCCTCGGCCGGGTCGCCGGTGAGGTGGCCTTCGACCGCGTGACCTTTGCCTACGATCAGGACCCGGTTCTGCGTGACTTTTCCGTCGTCGCGCAGCCCGGAGAAGTCGTCGCCCTGGTCGGGCCCAGCGGGGCGGGCAAATCGACGGTGGTCGGACTGCTGGCCCGGTTCTACGACCAGAGCGAGGGAACGATCCGCATCGACGGGCAGGACATTCGGGGGGTGACCCAGGAAAGCCTCAAAGCGAACCTGGCCTTTGTCGATCAGGAAACCTTTCTTTTCAACGACACGGTTCGCGCCAACATCCGGTACGGGAACCCGTCGGCAAGCGACGTTGAGGTGGAAGAGGCGGCCCGCCAGGCCTTTGCCGAAGAGTTCATCGCCCAGATGCCCGAGGGTTACGAGACCCATATCGGCGACCGCGGGGTGCGCCTTTCCGGCGGCCAGCGCCAAAGGCTCTGCATCGCCCGGGCGATCCTGAGGAACGTGCCGATCCTGATCCTCGACGAGGCGACCAGCGCCCTCGACACGGAAAGCGAGGCCATGGTCCAGAAGGCCCTCGCCAACCTGATGCAGAACCGCACCACCTTTGTCATCGCCCATCGCCTTTCGACGATCATGCATGCCGACAAGATCGTTGTCCTCGACGACGGAAGGGTGCAGGAGGTTGGAACCCATCGGGAGCTGCTCGAGCTCGGCGGCCTGTATAACAAGCTTTACGAAATGCAGTTTCAGGACTAG
- the bamA gene encoding outer membrane protein assembly factor BamA, which produces MFKTVFFSLVMLAALAAGAAAQSLSIGEVAVEGNVRTEKSFIFSVVGVQAGQSVTLEEIDQDLRAIFKLGRFVDVSAELQDLGDAKLLTYRVAERHLVRKVEISGNDELELDKLQPLVAIDPPAFYSPREVSRAADAIRKAYREEGYYAATVEPRLDTSENNEATLAFVIDEGNKVLVDRIRFDGNDVFPAKELKKAMVTKERWLFSWLTDRGTFNEEALQADLEIIADQYFNTGYLEVKVKQPLVTLSDDRKYIDLLVEIDEGQQYKVGTVDIRGDLIRPKEELVDLLQLQTGDVFSRSRLRQDVFAINDLYADRGYAYVNVSPLTRLDPLKREVVLLYEVEQGLQVAIERVRISGNTKTRDKVIRRETKLVEGDLYSATRIKESRSKIRNLGFFDEVSVATSRGSDEAHMNVDVEVKERPTGTFSLGFGYSSVDGFIGQGSVSQDNFLGRALRLNLAGSFGGSSNTYQVGIYEPYFLDSKLSLGFDLYKTRRDYVDFSKKTDGGDVKVGVPVTENTRAFLVYRYENKEIYDVDADASFVIREQEGTSTLSSILASLNRNSTDYRLDPSSGAVSEGSVEFAGLGGTEKFSKYILDHRHFFPVKWGTVFSVHGRLGYIQKVGGEEIPIDERFFLGGISTLRGFKTREVGPRVRTAIQSIDPETGIVGAESKDYQYIGGDKAAYINFEYLFPVAKEMGLKGLIFFDTGNAWGEDEDFFTGMRYSAGAGIRWFSPMGPMRLEWGYNLDPEEDEERSQFEFSLGRFF; this is translated from the coding sequence ATGTTCAAGACCGTATTTTTTTCACTTGTCATGCTTGCGGCCCTTGCCGCAGGCGCCGCGGCGCAGAGCCTCTCTATCGGTGAAGTCGCTGTCGAGGGAAACGTCCGGACCGAGAAGAGTTTTATCTTCTCCGTCGTCGGGGTGCAGGCCGGCCAGTCCGTCACTCTCGAGGAGATCGATCAAGACCTCCGGGCCATTTTCAAGCTCGGGCGGTTCGTCGATGTCAGCGCAGAACTCCAGGACCTGGGAGACGCCAAACTCCTCACCTATCGGGTGGCCGAGCGGCACCTCGTTCGAAAGGTCGAGATCTCGGGGAACGATGAGCTTGAACTCGACAAACTCCAACCCCTCGTCGCCATCGATCCGCCTGCCTTTTACAGCCCCCGTGAGGTGTCCAGGGCAGCCGATGCCATCAGGAAAGCCTACCGGGAGGAGGGCTACTATGCCGCAACGGTAGAGCCGCGTCTCGACACCTCCGAAAACAACGAAGCGACCCTTGCCTTTGTCATCGATGAAGGCAACAAGGTCCTGGTGGATCGTATCCGCTTCGACGGGAACGACGTTTTCCCGGCGAAGGAGTTGAAGAAGGCCATGGTCACCAAGGAGCGCTGGCTATTCTCCTGGCTGACCGACCGGGGCACCTTCAACGAGGAGGCACTTCAGGCCGACCTCGAAATCATTGCCGACCAGTACTTCAATACCGGCTATCTCGAGGTCAAGGTGAAGCAGCCCCTGGTGACCTTGAGCGACGACAGAAAGTACATCGACCTTCTTGTCGAGATCGACGAGGGGCAGCAGTACAAGGTCGGAACGGTCGATATCCGGGGCGACCTGATCCGGCCCAAGGAGGAGCTTGTCGACCTGCTCCAGCTCCAGACCGGGGATGTCTTCAGCCGGAGCCGGTTGCGCCAGGACGTCTTCGCCATCAACGACCTTTACGCCGACCGGGGGTACGCATACGTCAACGTCTCGCCCCTGACCAGGCTCGACCCTCTGAAGCGGGAGGTCGTACTCCTGTACGAAGTGGAACAGGGACTGCAGGTCGCTATCGAGAGAGTCCGCATCTCCGGCAATACCAAAACCCGGGACAAGGTGATCCGGCGCGAAACGAAACTGGTCGAGGGTGACCTGTACAGCGCAACCCGGATCAAGGAGAGCCGCAGCAAAATCCGGAACCTCGGCTTTTTCGACGAGGTGAGCGTTGCGACCAGCAGGGGGAGCGATGAAGCTCACATGAATGTCGACGTAGAGGTGAAGGAGCGTCCGACCGGAACCTTCAGCCTCGGCTTCGGGTACTCCTCGGTGGACGGCTTCATCGGCCAGGGGTCCGTCTCCCAGGATAACTTCCTGGGCAGGGCCTTGCGGCTCAACCTCGCCGGCTCCTTCGGCGGAAGCAGCAACACCTACCAGGTCGGCATTTACGAGCCCTACTTCCTTGACAGCAAACTCTCCCTCGGCTTCGACCTGTACAAGACCCGGCGCGATTACGTCGATTTCTCGAAAAAAACCGACGGCGGAGATGTCAAGGTCGGGGTTCCGGTGACGGAAAACACCCGTGCTTTCCTTGTCTATCGATACGAAAACAAGGAGATCTACGACGTCGATGCCGACGCCTCCTTTGTTATCCGCGAGCAGGAGGGGACCTCGACCTTATCCTCGATCCTCGCGTCCCTCAATCGCAACAGCACCGACTACCGCCTCGACCCCTCCTCGGGGGCTGTCAGCGAGGGGTCGGTCGAGTTTGCCGGACTGGGGGGAACGGAAAAATTCAGTAAATACATTCTCGATCACCGGCACTTTTTTCCGGTCAAGTGGGGAACGGTCTTTTCGGTCCACGGTCGCCTCGGTTACATCCAGAAGGTGGGCGGCGAAGAGATTCCCATTGACGAGCGTTTTTTCCTCGGCGGCATCAGCACCCTCCGGGGATTCAAAACCCGGGAGGTTGGCCCCCGGGTGCGCACGGCCATCCAGAGCATCGATCCCGAAACCGGGATTGTCGGCGCGGAAAGCAAGGATTACCAATACATCGGCGGGGACAAGGCCGCCTACATCAACTTCGAATATCTTTTTCCAGTGGCCAAGGAGATGGGTTTGAAGGGCCTGATCTTCTTCGACACCGGGAATGCCTGGGGGGAGGACGAGGACTTCTTCACCGGTATGCGCTATAGCGCAGGCGCTGGTATCCGCTGGTTCAGCCCCATGGGGCCGATGCGTCTGGAGTGGGGTTACAACCTCGATCCCGAAGAGGATGAGGAGCGCAGTCAGTTCGAGTTTTCTCTCGGGCGGTTCTTTTGA
- a CDS encoding DegT/DnrJ/EryC1/StrS family aminotransferase translates to MNIPMVDLKGQYQQLKGEIDAGIAEVLESTAFILGPNVKALEEEVAAYCGVKHAIGVSSGTDALHLALRAAGIGEGDEVITTAFTFIATAEAISYVGATPVFVDIDPKSFNIDVGAIEAAITERTKAILPVHLFGQPADLAPIRDLGQKHGVLIVEDCAQSFGADYQGKMTGAWGALGCFSFFPSKNLGCYGDGGMIITDDDCLAKDVLVLRNHGSKERYHHNVIGYNSRLDEMQAVVLRAKLKRIDTYNANRRRAAHHYTARLKAMGVTPPFEDGLGTHVYHQYTLLSESRERIQKALTEAGIASAIYYPIPLHRQDVYAEQFASVELPVTEAVAQKVLSLPIFPELTEAQVDQVCDVIEGAL, encoded by the coding sequence ATGAATATCCCCATGGTGGATCTGAAGGGGCAGTACCAGCAACTTAAAGGGGAGATCGACGCCGGCATCGCCGAGGTGCTCGAATCGACGGCTTTTATTCTCGGACCCAATGTCAAGGCCCTGGAGGAGGAGGTCGCCGCCTATTGCGGTGTTAAACACGCCATCGGTGTTTCCTCTGGCACCGATGCCCTTCACCTGGCCTTGCGGGCCGCGGGGATCGGCGAGGGGGACGAGGTCATCACAACCGCCTTCACCTTTATCGCCACCGCTGAGGCGATCTCCTACGTCGGGGCCACGCCGGTCTTTGTCGACATCGACCCCAAAAGTTTCAATATCGACGTGGGAGCCATCGAGGCAGCCATCACCGAGAGGACCAAGGCGATCCTCCCGGTCCACCTCTTCGGGCAGCCCGCCGATCTCGCGCCCATTCGGGATCTGGGCCAAAAGCACGGGGTTCTGATCGTGGAGGACTGCGCCCAGTCGTTCGGCGCCGACTACCAGGGGAAGATGACCGGTGCCTGGGGGGCGCTCGGATGCTTTTCCTTTTTCCCCAGCAAGAACCTCGGCTGCTACGGCGACGGTGGAATGATCATCACCGATGACGATTGTTTGGCCAAAGATGTTCTGGTGTTGCGCAACCACGGCAGCAAGGAGCGCTACCACCACAACGTCATCGGCTACAACAGCCGGCTCGACGAGATGCAGGCGGTGGTGCTGCGCGCCAAACTCAAGCGCATCGACACCTACAATGCCAATCGTCGCCGGGCAGCTCACCATTACACTGCGCGCCTGAAGGCCATGGGAGTCACCCCTCCCTTTGAGGACGGCCTGGGGACGCACGTCTACCATCAGTACACCCTTCTGTCCGAATCCCGGGAGCGGATTCAAAAGGCGCTGACGGAGGCGGGGATCGCTTCGGCCATCTACTATCCCATCCCCCTTCACCGTCAGGATGTCTATGCCGAGCAATTTGCCTCGGTGGAGCTGCCGGTGACCGAGGCGGTGGCCCAGAAGGTCCTCTCTCTGCCCATATTCCCGGAACTGACCGAGGCCCAAGTCGATCAGGTCTGCGATGTCATTGAGGGTGCACTGTAA
- the fabZ gene encoding 3-hydroxyacyl-ACP dehydratase FabZ, protein MAMVLNIQEIMKLLPHRFPFILVDRIVELEEGKKIVGVKNVTINEPFFQGHFPDHPIMPGVLILEAMAQVGGVFAIVSDKIDDDKVTYFAGIDKARFRKPVVPGDVLRMELELLTCRRGLYCFKGKAYVDGTLVAEAELKATFAAR, encoded by the coding sequence ATGGCAATGGTGTTGAATATCCAGGAAATCATGAAGTTGCTTCCGCACCGGTTCCCTTTCATCCTGGTGGACCGCATTGTGGAGTTGGAGGAAGGGAAAAAGATTGTCGGCGTCAAAAACGTCACCATCAACGAGCCCTTTTTTCAGGGGCATTTTCCCGATCACCCGATCATGCCGGGGGTCCTTATCCTCGAGGCGATGGCTCAGGTCGGGGGAGTCTTTGCGATCGTTTCGGACAAAATCGACGATGACAAGGTTACCTATTTTGCCGGGATCGATAAGGCCCGTTTCCGCAAGCCGGTCGTCCCCGGAGACGTTCTGCGCATGGAACTGGAACTGCTCACCTGCCGACGCGGCCTGTATTGTTTCAAGGGCAAGGCGTATGTCGATGGCACCTTGGTCGCCGAAGCCGAGCTGAAGGCCACCTTCGCGGCCCGCTAG
- a CDS encoding OmpH family outer membrane protein: protein MKHFSALILAIVLLAAVPAWTAEPKIAYVDLQTALNESESGKAAKEKIALKVKQYEGVINSSQEELKALKDELEKKALLLSEEARANKERDYQQKVKEFQRFTKDAQEELRQEDADFTRRILDGLLQTVEEIGAQEGYTLIMEKTESSILYADRAIDLTEKLVHSYNAAFRAQKGQ from the coding sequence ATGAAGCATTTTTCCGCCCTGATTCTGGCCATTGTTTTGTTGGCTGCCGTTCCTGCCTGGACCGCCGAACCCAAGATCGCCTATGTCGACCTGCAGACCGCCCTGAATGAATCGGAGTCGGGCAAGGCCGCCAAGGAGAAGATCGCCCTGAAGGTCAAGCAGTACGAGGGGGTCATCAACAGCAGCCAGGAAGAACTCAAGGCTCTGAAGGACGAACTGGAGAAAAAGGCCCTGCTTCTCTCCGAAGAGGCGCGCGCCAACAAGGAGCGCGACTACCAGCAAAAGGTCAAAGAGTTCCAGCGCTTCACCAAGGACGCGCAGGAGGAGTTGCGGCAGGAAGATGCCGATTTCACCCGCAGGATTCTGGACGGACTTCTTCAGACCGTCGAAGAGATCGGTGCGCAGGAGGGGTACACCCTCATCATGGAGAAGACTGAAAGCTCCATCCTTTATGCCGATCGGGCCATCGACCTGACCGAAAAACTGGTCCACTCCTACAATGCAGCTTTCAGGGCCCAGAAGGGGCAATAA
- the lpxB gene encoding lipid-A-disaccharide synthase: MIVAGEASADLHAAKVIREAKALDPDLSFFGVGGETMVKEGCEILIPAEELSVMGLVEVLGHFPVIWRAFQRLKKILHSSEAPDVLVLLDMPDFNLRLANEAKKAGVPVLYFISPQVWAWRQGRVKKIASVVDRLATIFPFEPLYYKGLDIDVEYVGHPLLDEVQVACERQGYLNALGIDPSLPVVGLFPGSRRSELRYNLDTLVQSAQAIQRERPEVSFLLPVAPTLAEEHFEQTLGGLDLPVTLVRRDIYDAINACDAILTVSGTVTLQIALVGTPMAICYKMAPLSYAIGRRLVRVSHIGLANVVAGRGVVREFIQDQATPEALAGEVEKILLDEEYNGEMRRGLAEIKDRMGEPGCSERVALMASEMSRQSAPGRA; encoded by the coding sequence ATGATCGTTGCCGGAGAGGCTTCGGCCGATCTGCACGCCGCCAAGGTGATTCGCGAGGCCAAGGCCCTCGACCCCGATCTGTCATTCTTCGGGGTCGGTGGCGAGACCATGGTCAAGGAGGGATGCGAGATTCTTATCCCCGCCGAGGAGTTGTCGGTCATGGGCCTGGTGGAAGTGCTGGGGCACTTCCCGGTGATCTGGCGAGCCTTTCAACGTCTCAAGAAGATTCTTCACAGCTCCGAGGCGCCCGATGTGCTGGTTCTGCTCGACATGCCCGATTTCAACCTGCGCCTGGCCAATGAGGCGAAAAAAGCCGGGGTGCCGGTCCTCTACTTCATCAGCCCCCAGGTCTGGGCGTGGCGGCAGGGTCGGGTGAAGAAGATCGCCTCTGTAGTCGATCGCCTGGCCACCATCTTTCCCTTCGAACCCCTGTACTACAAGGGGCTAGACATCGACGTGGAATACGTTGGGCATCCCCTGCTCGATGAGGTGCAGGTCGCCTGTGAAAGGCAGGGCTATCTCAATGCCCTGGGTATCGATCCCAGCCTGCCGGTGGTGGGCCTTTTCCCCGGCAGCCGAAGAAGCGAGCTGCGTTACAACTTAGACACTCTGGTTCAAAGCGCCCAAGCCATCCAGCGGGAGCGTCCCGAGGTCAGTTTCCTCCTGCCGGTGGCGCCGACCCTGGCCGAGGAACATTTTGAGCAGACGCTTGGGGGGCTCGACTTGCCCGTGACCCTGGTGCGCCGGGATATCTACGATGCCATTAACGCCTGCGACGCCATTCTCACGGTCTCGGGGACGGTGACATTGCAGATAGCCCTCGTCGGGACGCCCATGGCGATCTGCTACAAGATGGCGCCTCTGAGCTACGCTATCGGCCGCCGTCTGGTGCGCGTTTCGCATATCGGGTTGGCGAACGTTGTGGCCGGTAGGGGCGTGGTTCGTGAGTTTATCCAGGACCAGGCCACCCCGGAGGCGCTCGCCGGGGAGGTCGAGAAGATACTATTGGACGAAGAATACAACGGCGAGATGCGGCGGGGACTGGCCGAGATTAAAGACCGCATGGGGGAACCGGGCTGCTCGGAGCGGGTGGCGCTCATGGCTTCCGAGATGAGCCGGCAGTCTGCGCCGGGGAGGGCATAG